The genomic interval GTTCGCCGAATACGGAATCGAGGACGCGAGCGCCGTGCTCTCGGAGTTGGGGTTCGCGGTCGAGTGGGAGGGGTTGGGTGGTGGGACGGTTCGTCGGAAAGACAGCCCACGAGACAACTAGATAAAGTTGTCTTTCCGAAGACAACCTTATGCAGTTGTATATCGGTGAGCAACCGATGTATGCCGGAACCCTCGTGAGCTTCACCTACTCCATCGTCGTCGGCGTTCTCGTCCGCGTTTTCGCCGACACGTCAGCGTTAGGGCTATAGCTCCCGCTGACGCCCCTTCGGCACCGGACTCTGCAACTCACCGTGGATGTACAGCCCCACGCCGAGGGGTTCCGGCTCCCCGGCGAATTCGTGGGCCGCGACCAGATACCCCCAGTCGCCGTCCCACTCCAACTCTTGGGTCTCGCCCCGGGCGAACCGGCGAGCCTGCTCGCGGGTGAGTTCGATGACGTTCCGGGTCGCCCCCCGGCCGAACCGCTGGACCGCGTTCATCGTCGGCTTCCAGTGTTCCTGACGGGTGCGCAGGAACTTCATCCCGAGCGCCTCGACGCCGACCGGCGATTCGAGGTCCCCGCGGAGAATCCAGATTTTGCCCTTGCCCTTCTCCCAGAAGCTGTACCCCTCGAAGGTCTCGGGCGGGATTCCGAACCGCTGGTCCCACCAGTCGAGGACCTCCTCGCGGGTCGCCCGGCCCTCGACCTCGCGGTCGGCGGCCGTCTCGGGCAGGCGGTCGAACCGCTGGCCGTCGTTGGTGGCTTCGGGGTCGCTCACGGTCCCACCTCCAGTTTCGCGCAGAAGAACCCGCCGGTGTCGTTGAGGTGGGGGTAGAACCGCTGGGCCTTCCGAACGCTCTCGTCGTAGGTCTCGCCGTCCCACTCGGTGATTCCCGGCCGGGAGTCGAGGCCCACGTCGAACTCGACGAGGCGGCAGTCCTCCTCGCGGAGGACGTGGTCGAGGACCGCCTCGTTCTCCTCGGGCGCGAAGGTGCAGGTCGAGTAGACCACGGTTCCCCTCTCGCGCGTGGCTTGGACCGCGCGCCGGAGGATGCCCTTCTGGACGCCCGCGACGCTCCGGACGTGGTCCATCGACCAGTCGTCGAGCGCGGTGGGGTTCTTCCGAATCGTGCCCTCACACGAGCAGGGCACGTCCACGAGCGCCTTGTCGAAGGCCTCGAAATCGAAGGGCTTGAGCGAGAAGTTCCGGGCGTCCCGATTCGTGACCGCGGCGTTCGTCACGCCGAGTCGCTCGGTGTTGAACCGCAGGGCCGAGAGGCGACCGAGGTTGTTGTCGTTGGCGACGACCAGTCCTTCGTCGTCCATCAGGGCGGCGAGCTGGGTGGTCTTGCTCCCCGGCGCGGCGCAGGCGTCCCAGACGCGCTCGCCGGGTTCGGGGTCGAGCACCTCGGCGGGAATCGCCGAGACCTCCTCCTGGCCGTGAATCCAGCCGTGGAACGAGGCCCACGTACTCCCGGGGTTTGTCGTGTCGAGTTCCAGCACCGTGTCCGACCACTCGCGGTCGTCCCAGCCGACGCCCTCCTCGTCCAGCGCGGCCTTCGCGCGCTCGGGGGTCGCCTCGATGGTGTTGACCCGGACGACCGACGGGAGCGCGCGCTCGCAGGCCTCGCGGAAGGCTTCGAACTCCCCGACGAGGGGTTCGTACCGCTCCAGTTGCTCCATCACCGGGAGGTTCGGGCGAACCGCGTTTGTGGGTTTCGGAAATATACGGAAGGGTATATAGTGAGTGATGTAGTAAAATTAATAATATGGGAGACAGAGAGGAATATAATAGTCCATCAACTGATTTTGACCTCGCTCAGTTTATTTCTGATTGGTCGGATCTTTTTGTTGTTATGGGTGTATTCGCTGCACTTGCTGTTTACATTTCAGATATAAGTTCTGAGGGTATAACAAATGCTCCAGAAGTAATCCAAGGTGGGTTTGTTGGGTCATTAGTTCTGACTTCACTCATAGGCCTCTTAATATTTAAGAAGATATATGGGAAATTCGATAGCTTTGATGAATTTGTGCGAGGAATTTTTCATCTGAAAAACATCGAGTTGATAATATTTTTCCTTGCATTTAGTTTAATACTACAATCTCTTTTTAGTCGAGCAAGCGCAAATCACAATATTGTTTTGCAATTAATATCTGTAATCTCGTTTATAACTGGTCTCGGAGTCTTTCTCCACGTCTTCCATTATATATCTACCAAACTCCTCTCTCAATTGTCAGACCACATGTACCTCGTTGTAGTTCTATCTATCGGCTATATCTCCTTTGAGGTTATTGACAAATTAATTGATATTTATCGATCTCTATTTAGTCAGCCATATGTTAACACATTCACTTCTATAAATCTGATATCCATTAGCCACCTATCTACATGGCATTTCATTCTTTCTTTAGAGTTAGCTACTCTTCTTATTCTCTCAATCCACGCACTTCTACTGATCCTAGAAATATCGGGCATATTGTTTAGAACGGTGTCTAGCTGAATGAGTTGGCCGTAGCTGTTACCCGTCTCTCTCCCGTCGGGTGGGCCATGGCAGACGACGCCGAACCCGCCGACATCGACTGGGACGAGGCCGTGCGCATGGAACTCGACCCGGACACGATGCACGAGACCAAGAGCGGCTACTACTTCGACTGCCCGGAGTGCGGTTCCCCGGCCACGATAGAGAACATCGTCCAGCACGGCCGGTGCAACGGCTACCTCGACGAGCAGGTCGAAGGCATCGACTTCGAGGTCGAGAATATCTCCTGCTCGGCGGTATTGCGGCTCGAACTGGCCTACACCGCCGAATCCGAGAGCGAGCGCTGACTCCGCGACCGGACAGCGGGTCGGGCGGTCGCCGAGCGTCGCTCGGCGACCGCGGCCCCGGACTTTATGCGCTCGCTGATACAAGTGTCCCACATGGCAAGCGTCACCGTACACGCCGAGGGGTTGGAGCTGGACGACCCGACGCTGGTCGAGGGACTGCCGGGCGTCGGACTGGTCGGCAAGCTGGCGACCGACCACCTAATCGAGGCGTTCGACATGACCTACTACGCCAGCCTCGCCTGCGAGGGTCTGCCCCGGATATCGGTCTACGAGGAGGGGAGCCCGGAGCTCCGGCCGCCGGTCCGGATTTACGCCGACCCCGGGCGCGACCTGCTGGCGCTCCAGAGCGACGTGCCGGTCTCGGCCGCCGCGGCGTCGGAGTTCGCCAGTTGCGTCACCGAGTGGCTCGCCGACAACGACGCGACGCCGATCTACATGAGCGGGCTTCCCCACCAGAAGGAGGCGAGCGAGATTCCGTCGCTGTACGGCGTCGCCACCGGCTCGGGAGGCGAGCGACTCGACGACCACGGCATCGACAGCCCGGTCGAGCGCGGCGCGGTCAGCGGTCCCACCGGGGCGCTCCTCCACGAGGCGAGCGCCACCGGTCTCGACGCGGTGGGCCTCATCGTCGAGAGCGACCCGCAGTTCCCCGACCCCGAGGCCGCGCGCATCCTCGTCGAGCACGGCATCGCGCCGCTGGCGGGCGTCGAGGTCGCCACCGGCGATCTCGTCGAGCGTGCCGAGGAGATCAGCGAGCAGAAAGAGCAGCTCGCCCAGCGCATGGGTGAGGCCGACCCCGAGGAGAGTTCGCAGGCTCAACCGCTTCGCATGTTCCAGTGAAACGTTTGCCAGGGAGAGCGCGCCGTCGGCGCGCTCTCCCTGGTCCTCGGTGGAAGGCGAAAGATGCGAGTGACGCAGTAGAACGCCGGACGAGCACAACTTCATTAGACCTTTCTCCCCGACGCGCGTACGGCGAACCATGACCGACGCTGAAGACGCAGTCGAGCAGTTCCTGCAGGAGGCCGAGAAGGTGTACAGCGAGTACGACAAGGGGTACATGAACGCCGACGTGGCGCTGGACCGACTGGAGAATCAGGTCGAGACCCTGCGCGAGCGAGTCGAGTAAGCCGCCCGAGAACCACGTACGGATTTTTCCGAGGAGGGTGGGCAAGCAGAGCGGACCGCTCCGCGGTCCGCTCTGCCCGCACTCGACGGAGAAACGGTGGACGCGTGGTTTTCAGTACTTCGGGTCGGCCCCGGTGGTCGCGTAGATGTCGTCCATGATGGCGTCCCGGCGGGCCTGCCACGCCGGGAGGCGGTCGGGGGAGTCGGGGTACGCCCCGTAGTGGTCGATGAGGTCGTCGGCGTGCGACTTCGTCTTGTAGAGGTCGTAGATGAGGTCCCAGTGACCGATGGACTTGATGGCGGTCTGGACCTTGAGCCACCACCCGACGTTGGCGCTGCCCGAGTAGAGCGCCTCCGCGAGCTTGTTCGCGGGGAGCGCGCCGAGCAGGCCCATCAGGTCGTCCACGTCGACCGCGGTCGAGAAGATGTTGTACACGTCGAGTCCGGCGTAGCGCGCGCCGAAGTGGTCCATCACGCGCTCGTTGTACTCCCAGAGGTTCGCCTCGGTGACCTCGCCGTCCTCGATGGCGTCGACGGCGGCCTCGGCGGCGTACTTGCCCGCGTAGGCCGCTCCGGCGATGCCCCCGCCCGTGGTGGGGTTGACGTGGCCCGCGGCGTCGCCGACCGCGACGAAGCCGGGCGCGACCGCCGAGTCGTAGGGGCGTCGGGTGGGGAGGGCCGCGCCGAGCTTGTCCTCGACGGTGGCTCCCCGGAATTCGGGGCGGTTGCGGAGGTCGCGCCTGAGGTCGTCGACGAGCTGCATCGGCTCCTCGTTCATCTGGAATCCGAGTCCGGCGTTGATCTCCGTCTCGGTCCGCGGGAAGTACCAGAGGTAGCCCGCCGCGCGCTCGGTCGGCTTGAACACGAGCGCGTCGTCCCACGGCACCGGTTCCTCGACCTCGACGATCTCGCGGTAGGCCGAGCAGAACTGCGAGTAGGTCACGTTGGTGTCGAAGGTCGCGTCGCCGAGGTCGGCCTTGTCCTGCAGGATGGAGAGCGACCCCGCGGCGTCGACGACCACGTCGGCGTTGTACCGCTGGACGCTCCCGTTGCGCTTGCCCCGGACGCCCGTGACCCGTCCGTCCTCGCGCTGGGTCACGTCCTTGACCACGGTGTCGTAGTGGAACTCCAC from Halorussus salilacus carries:
- a CDS encoding DUF7122 family protein, producing MSDPEATNDGQRFDRLPETAADREVEGRATREEVLDWWDQRFGIPPETFEGYSFWEKGKGKIWILRGDLESPVGVEALGMKFLRTRQEHWKPTMNAVQRFGRGATRNVIELTREQARRFARGETQELEWDGDWGYLVAAHEFAGEPEPLGVGLYIHGELQSPVPKGRQREL
- a CDS encoding RsmB/NOP family class I SAM-dependent RNA methyltransferase, which codes for MEQLERYEPLVGEFEAFREACERALPSVVRVNTIEATPERAKAALDEEGVGWDDREWSDTVLELDTTNPGSTWASFHGWIHGQEEVSAIPAEVLDPEPGERVWDACAAPGSKTTQLAALMDDEGLVVANDNNLGRLSALRFNTERLGVTNAAVTNRDARNFSLKPFDFEAFDKALVDVPCSCEGTIRKNPTALDDWSMDHVRSVAGVQKGILRRAVQATRERGTVVYSTCTFAPEENEAVLDHVLREEDCRLVEFDVGLDSRPGITEWDGETYDESVRKAQRFYPHLNDTGGFFCAKLEVGP
- a CDS encoding proteasome assembly chaperone family protein encodes the protein MASVTVHAEGLELDDPTLVEGLPGVGLVGKLATDHLIEAFDMTYYASLACEGLPRISVYEEGSPELRPPVRIYADPGRDLLALQSDVPVSAAAASEFASCVTEWLADNDATPIYMSGLPHQKEASEIPSLYGVATGSGGERLDDHGIDSPVERGAVSGPTGALLHEASATGLDAVGLIVESDPQFPDPEAARILVEHGIAPLAGVEVATGDLVERAEEISEQKEQLAQRMGEADPEESSQAQPLRMFQ
- a CDS encoding geranylgeranyl reductase family protein — encoded protein: MATHECDIVVVGAGTAGCYAAATASRAGYDVVVVERKDEEEAGHIACGDALKGADAFPEAIPKSQLEPSFTNTGVDHGRFEIPQEDTVLEIPVPGELAVIDRWEYGRRIIEGAESAGVEFHYDTVVKDVTQREDGRVTGVRGKRNGSVQRYNADVVVDAAGSLSILQDKADLGDATFDTNVTYSQFCSAYREIVEVEEPVPWDDALVFKPTERAAGYLWYFPRTETEINAGLGFQMNEEPMQLVDDLRRDLRNRPEFRGATVEDKLGAALPTRRPYDSAVAPGFVAVGDAAGHVNPTTGGGIAGAAYAGKYAAEAAVDAIEDGEVTEANLWEYNERVMDHFGARYAGLDVYNIFSTAVDVDDLMGLLGALPANKLAEALYSGSANVGWWLKVQTAIKSIGHWDLIYDLYKTKSHADDLIDHYGAYPDSPDRLPAWQARRDAIMDDIYATTGADPKY